The DNA segment GGAAGTTCCCATCAAAATAGTGAGCGAGGTATATCGACAGATTGTCTGATCTTACCTTTCTCCCTATCCAGATCCGGTTCCAACCCCATTCGCCTCAGGGACTCGTTTATGATCTGTAATAGCGGTGGTGATCGATGTATAACGGTGGGGGTGTAGGTGATACTGGTGGGGATGAGCCCTGGTCTGGGGTACGATATCGGAAGAATCACAAGAGCAGGGGGGATGGCATTGAATGGACGTTTTTGGTGCAGAACCTTCCTGATCGGGTAACAAGGAATATTTTGTTGCAGGCTTTTCAACGACATGGGTATGTGTCAGACGCTTATGTGGCTCGAAAAAGGGATACTAAAGGTAAGTGCTTCGGATTCGTTCGCTTCATGGGGGTGGAAAGTATGAAAGAAACACTAGCTGCTATGAACAAAGTCAGGATTCATGAAGTTAAGCTAGTGGTGTCGTTGGCAAACTACGataaaaatcacaaaaaattCAACTATTCGATGAGAGGTGGGGGCCAGAATGAATGGAGACCAAAGGAAGCAAATGCAAATGACCGAAACGTCTCAATGAATATCGGGAATCATGGCATGTCCTCGGGGACCTCTAAGCAGTCGGAATCTGGAATGGGGGGTCTTCGTTTGTCCGGCAAGGAGAGAGTTATGCAGATACGCTAAAAGGTAAGAAGGAGGTGAATAATCAAGGTACGAAGAGAATCAGTGTGGAAGGTAATGGTGCCCTGTACCCACTTCTTTGATTTGGCAGGTCCGTTATTGGACATGCCAAAGATCTAGGGTCGTTGTGTAACATAAGGAAAACATTGGAAAAGGCTGGCCTGAATGATTTTGGTTTGTCTTACGTTGGTGGTCTGAGTGTCATTATCACAATGAGTAGCAAGGAGATAGCCACTTCGGTAATGGAAAATAACTCAGAACTACTATCTTCGTTATTTTCTAATTTTAGCACATGGAACGGGGAGGATATCCCGTTTAGTCGGATAGTATTGTTGAAGATTATTGGGGTACCATTTCAAATCAGGGACAATAAATTGTTTGATCGAATTGGAGGTTTGTTCGGAGACATGGTCCAAGCTTCTAGCTTTTCCTGGCAAGAAGAGGATAATTCCTTTAGCTCGGTGAAGGTTGTAACGTCTCAGAAATCCAGCATTGATGAAGCAGTGTTGGTTGTTTGGAAGAATAAAAGCTGTGTGGCTTGAGTTTCTGAGGTGCAAGAAGGGTGGTCGCcgtttttcgtttctgaaaaatGGTGTCGTCGGACTCGGAATCAGACTCTGACGCGGATGATATGGAGGATGACACAGAAAATGGTGAGTCATCACCGGTTTCGGAGGCTGTTAAAAGCACTGATGATATCGGCGATAATGTAATTAAAGATGGTAAGGAAAATTCCACTCCGGATCTGGTTCATGAGTTACAGGAAGAATCCCGGCCGGATATGCCGGACTCCGGCGACGGTACTGGTCGACGTGGTGATAACCAAGCGTCATCGGAAGCTCAGAAGTCTCCGGTATGTCAAACGGCTTGTAATAATTGCATGGGAAACGTAGGGGTGCATGGAGATGTGGAGGGGGCGGCACAAGTTTCAAAGTCAAATGCTGAGATGGTTAACCCCATTGACTGTAATAAAGTTGGTGATAACAATGGGCCGCATGTTGATAATTTGGAATGCTCTTGGTAGGGGCCCAATCCGGACCAAGATTATTATGGCCCAACACCTGGGAACCCACTAGGTAAAAGGTCTAGAGAATTAAGAAGCCCACCTTCTCTTGGGTCCACTCAAGGTCCACCTCAAAAGCTTTTTGTACAAAACCAGGGGGATGTGCACACAGAATGGGATCTGAATTTACCTACTGGGAATAATTTGGAAGGTGATAATGATGTACAAGAGTGCAATGAAGAAGATCCTCCAGAAATGGAAGATGGCTCACGATGTGAACAAGCGAATGGAGTGGAAGGGGTCTCGGATAATGCTGATTATCAACAGGTACCGGAAAACATCTCGGATCTGAGGGAGGAAGTGGACGCAACGTTTCAGGTAGGCTCTTTACTGGGCTTTAATTTAAGCGGATATGAAGATGCCACTGAAAAATTGATCGTTGACGAAGGCGTAAACAACCATTATCAATGAATTGTCTTACAATAAATTTAAGGGGGGTTCGAAATCCACGGAAGATGGAGTGGATTCGTGGTCTGAAGACTGCCTATGGGGTTCATTTTTTAGCCATTCAAGAGACCAAGCTTCAAGATTCGGATAGTTTTATGTTTAATAATTTCTGGGGTCGGGCTATATTTAATTCTGCGGTTGTTAATTCACAAGGGAGATCTAGTGGATTGGCTTGTTTATGGTGGCCATCAATATTCAGATGTGATAATGTGATTCGTAATAGACATTTTATTGTAGTTTCGGGGTCTCTGGTTAATTCTAATTGCAGAATGAATTTTATGAATGTTTATGCTCCAAATGAGGCGACTAGGCGGCGTGAACTGTGGTTAGAGATTCTGGAAATTAAAAATTCATTACAAGGGCTGTGGATCCTGATGGGGGATTTTAATGAAGTGAGGAACGATTCTAAAAGAATGAATTCGGAGTTCAATGAAGCGAATGCTGATGCGTTTAATCATTTTATTTTAGCTGCTGGCTTAGAAGAATATAACATGGGAGGGGGAAGGTTCACCTATATATCAGAcaatggtaaaaaaaaattaagtaaaCTCGACCGGTTTTTGGTGTGTCTTGGTTTGAAGGAGAATTGGCCGAGTGCAACGGTACTGGCTCTGGATAGAGATATGTCTGATCATCGGCCAATAATCCTGTCGACAGTTCAGTCGGATTATGGTCATATTCCATTCAGATTTTTTAATTCCTGGTTCAAGTATCCCGGATTTCTTAATTTTGTGTTGGAGCGATGTAAAGAGTTCACTTTCTCAGGGCCTGCTGATTCGGCTATAGCTATTAAATTAAGGTGGATTAAGAACAATATTAAAGAATGGTTGAAAACGGAAAAAATTAAGAGGGAACATGAGTATGGAGTTAAAAAGAATCGACTGGCGAATATAGAAAGACTTGCAGAAGAGATAATATTGCTAGTGGAGGAGTTAGAAGAAAGAGTGATATGCAGAAATTATGTAGCGGAATATGATAGAATTAAGCATATAGATATTCGACAGAAATCTAGGATGAGGTGGGCTTTGGATGGGGATGAAAATTCTACCTTTTTTCATAATATTATAAATTCGAATATCAGTTCTAATCGTCTCAATGGGCTTATGATAGATGGTATGTGGGTTACGAATCCTCTTTTAGTTAAGGAAGCTTTGTTCAACTTTTTTCACAAGCAGTTCACGGAACCAATGGTTAATAGACCAAAGGTGGTTTGCCTAAACCTGGTTGCAATTTCTGATTCTGAGGCAGACTCATTAATAGCGCCGTTCTCATTAAATGAAGTCAAGGATGCCGTATGGGGATGTGAAGGAGATCGAGCTCCGGGACCGGATGGGTTCAATTTCCAGTTTATAAAGAGATGTTGGTCGGATTTGCAGGAAGACTTCATGAAGTTGTTCAATCAATTCCATGCGGatggctcgataaacaaacgtgTACATCATCATTTATAGCACTGATTCCTAAGATCAAAGATCCTGTCGGGCCATCGGACTTTCGTCCAATCAGTTTAATTGGTATGGTGAATAAAGTTATCTCAAAAGTGCTCGTGAATCGGCTGAAAAGTGTGATGGGTAAGTTGATATCGGAACATCAATCGGCTTTTTTGATTGGAAGAAGCATTATGGATGGTCCACTTATTTTAAACGAAATTTGGAGTTGGTTGAAAAAGTCGAAAAGGAAAGGAATGTTTTTTAAAGTGGATATTAGTAAAGCTTATGACTCGGTCAATTGGGGGTTTCTTGATTCCATTATGGCACAGATGAATTTTCCGCCTCGATGGAGATTGTCGGTTATGGCAACGTTACAGTCGGCAAGAGCATCGGTCCTTGTGAATGGGTCCCCAACTAGGGAGTTCGATTGTTCTCGTGGACTTCGTCAAGGTGACCCCTTATCCCCGTTTCTTTTTGTAATAGTTATGGAAGCTCTATCTGGTTTAATGGTGAAAGCGGTTTCTATGGGCTTGTTTGAAGGCATAAAACTCTCGTATAATGGCCCATCTATATCACATTTGATTTACGCAGATGATGTAATGTTCTTGGGAGAATGGAATTTCTCTAATATCATGAATCTTCGCCGGATTCTCAGATGTTTTTATTTAGCGTCTGGGCTGAGAGTGAATATTCAGAAGTGTAGTGTTTATGGTATTGGCGTGTGTAACCAAGAAGTTGGGAATATGGCTAATGTCCTAAGATGCAAACAAGGTTCGTTTCCGTTCAAACACCATGGATTGATAGTTGGTGCAAACATGAATCTCGCTAGGAACTGGAAATCGGTGGTGGAAGTTTTTAGAAACAGACTCTCATTATGGAAAGCAAAAACGCTATCATACGGGGGAAGGATAACGCTTATTAAATCGGTCCTTAATTCTCTCCCTACGTATTATTTTTCATTATATAAAGCCCCAGTTAAAGTATTGGAGTTGCTGGATAAAATTAGGAGGGTTTTCTTTTGGGGAGGCTCGGAAGAGAAGGCAAAGATGAATTGGGTGGCTTGGGAGAAAACCATCGCATCAGTTGAGTATGGGGGACTGGGATTTGGTTCACTTAGAGATGCAAATTTGGCAATGCTAgcaaaatggtggtggaggttcaaGACGGAAAAAAAAGGTCTTTGGAGGAGGATCGTTTGGGCGATACATCACAACTCAAAAGCATGGAGTGACGTTCCTGCAAAAATTAACGTTTCTGGGCCGTGGAAAAATATTGTCAATATCCGGCTCAAATTGGATAATGTGGGTGTGGACCTTAGTCGAGCTGTATCAACGGAAGTCGCTAATGGATCCACAACTGAATTCTGGTTAGATAATTGGATAGGTTCTGGTCCACTTTACAAATACTTTCCGAATTTGTTCAAAATTGAATCAGAAAAGGAGTGTTCGGTGGCGGATCGGTTGTCGATTGACGGCCTTGGTTCAGCCTTTAATTGGAAGTGGTCGAAGCCGGCTCTGAACCTGTCGGAACAAGCGGATCTGCAGCAGCTACAGATAAGTCTCGGGGCGACTTGTATTGTGCCGGACAACGATAAACAAAGGTGGGAATATGACGATTCAGGTCTGTTCAATGTATCctctttaaaaaaaatcattagtACATATAATAGGACTCCGCCTAGTAGGGTCTTTGATTGGAATAGTTGGGTACCAAAAAAGGTGGCAATAGTGGCGTGGAGAGCGGGGATGGAGCGACTACCAACTATGTGTGCACTATCAAACCGAAACATCATGATTCACAGCCGAATATGTGCGTTATGTGGTAATTATGAAGAAACGAGTGAACATTTATTCGTTGCTTATCATTTTGCACAAGTCGTTTGGCAATACATAGCAGATTGGTGCAAAATTCCTCCAATAATTGCTTTTTATATTAAAGATCTTCTGGTTCTACACGGATTTAGTCCGGGCTCGAGGAAAAAGAAGAAAGCTCTTTATGCGATTGTTTTGGTAGCTATTTGGTGCATATGGAGGATGAGAAATGAGGTCATTTTTTGAACAAGCTATTCCAAACATGACTAAAGTAATGGATGAATTAAGAGCTATGTGGTATCTGTGGATTAAAAGTCGTTCGAAGGAGGCGGAATTTACTTGGGATAACTGGTGTAGGTGTAGAGTTTTTGGCTGAATTTATTATGTAAATTTGTATGAATTGGTGTACGTTGTAATTTTGGTGTATAGCACCTTGCTATAATGAATAAAATTTTtgtcggccgttcaaaaaaaatggtGCTGGAATATTTTTTTCTCTTGTGCATTTTGTATATTTTACGTGGATCCTAAAAGTAAGAGACTCTCGCTTTAAATTTGTCATTAGTCAGCACTAAAGTTTGTAATTTACAATTATATATACAGGGTGAGGATTAAATAGTAAGTTTATTTTTGTTAGAAAacaataggat comes from the Helianthus annuus cultivar XRQ/B chromosome 4, HanXRQr2.0-SUNRISE, whole genome shotgun sequence genome and includes:
- the LOC110931293 gene encoding polyadenylate-binding protein 4-like, with the translated sequence MYNGGGVGDTGGDEPWSGVRYRKNHKSRGDGIEWTFLVQNLPDRVTRNILLQAFQRHGYVSDAYVARKRDTKGKCFGFVRFMGVESMKETLAAMNKVRIHEVKLVVSLANYDKNHKKFNYSMRGGGQNEWRPKEANANDRNVSMNIGNHGMSSGTSKQSESGMGGLRLSGKERVMQIR
- the LOC110931294 gene encoding uncharacterized protein LOC110931294, yielding MEWIRGLKTAYGVHFLAIQETKLQDSDSFMFNNFWGRAIFNSAVVNSQGRSSGLACLWWPSIFRCDNVIRNRHFIVVSGSLVNSNCRMNFMNVYAPNEATRRRELWLEILEIKNSLQGLWILMGDFNEVRNDSKRMNSEFNEANADAFNHFILAAGLEEYNMGGGRFTYISDNGKKKLSKLDRFLVCLGLKENWPSATVLALDRDMSDHRPIILSTVQSDYGHIPFRFFNSWFKYPGFLNFVLERCKEFTFSGPADSAIAIKLRWIKNNIKEWLKTEKIKREHEYGVKKNRLANIERLAEEIILLVEELEERVICRNYVAEYDRIKHIDIRQKSRMRWALDGDENSTFFHNIINSNISSNRLNGLMIDGMWVTNPLLVKEALFNFFHKQFTEPMVNRPKVVCLNLVAISDSEADSLIAPFSLNEVKDAVWGCEGDRAPGPDGFNFQFIKRCWSDLQEDFMKLFNQFHADGSINKRVHHHL